The following coding sequences are from one Eucalyptus grandis isolate ANBG69807.140 chromosome 11, ASM1654582v1, whole genome shotgun sequence window:
- the LOC120290036 gene encoding vacuolar protein sorting-associated protein 13-like encodes MFEGLVRQLLLGYLGRYVKDIQREQLKITLWNEEVLLENVELILEAFDYLRLPLALREGRVGRLSIRIPWKKLGWDPIIIVLEDVFVRASDRRDEEWTSEAVERREFASKKAKLAAAELAKLSRRMNDNEAGQSFISYISAKILDSIQVSIRNVHILYQANQNNLQSTSAQMIFGLKLSSLKIMKQMSVR; translated from the exons ATGTTCGAAGGCCTGGTCCGCCAGCTGCTGCTGGGGTACCTCGGCCGGTACGTGAAGGACATCCAGCGGGAGCAGCTCAAGATCACCCTCTGGAACGAGGAGGTCCTCCTCGAGAACGTCGAGCTCATCCTCGAGGCCTTCGACTACCTCCGGCTGCCCCTCGCCCTCCGGGAGGGCCGCGTCGGCCGCCTCAGCATCAGGATCCCGTGGAAGAAGCTCGGGTGGGACCCCATCATCATCGTCCTCGAGGACGTGTTCGTCCGCGCCTCCGACCGCCGCGACGAGGAG TGGACTTCGGAGGCCGTCGAGAGGAGAGAATTCGCCAGCAAGAAGGCGAAGCTTGCCGCTGCCGAGCTCGCGAAGTTATCGCGACGCATGAACG ATAATGAGGCTGGGCAGTCGTTTATTTCCTACATTAGTGCAAAG ATACTTGACAGCATTCAAGTCTCCATCAGAAATGTTCATATTCTATACCAAGCTAATCAGAACAACTTGCAGAGTACTTCT GCGCAGATGATTTTTGGTTTGAAGTTATCCAGCTTAAAAATTATGAAGCAGATGTCTGTTAGGTAA
- the LOC104427338 gene encoding PR5-like receptor kinase has product MTGGAYAIGALIFAIAIIFTWKVLLFKNKKDGEVEQLIGSLGSLAPRRYRYLDLKKMTKSFSEKLGQGGFGAVYKGKTKDGCLVVVKILTESKSSPKEFINEVVSISTTSHINVIALLGFCYEGKKRALIFEYMPNGSLDKFIYSGRALNTSSSLEWKILDQIAIGIARGLEYLYRGCNTRILHFDIKPQNILLDRDFTPKISDFGLAKLCHGRESAVSTLSMRGTVGFIAPEVFCRNLGRVSHKSDVYSYGMLVLDIVGIKNSDVKVSSSSEIYFPEWIYRNLELGEDLKLPMNVTEEEEVLARKMIIVSLWCIQTRPFDRPSIVKVIEMLEGSFESLQMLA; this is encoded by the coding sequence ATGACAGGTGGAGCGTATGCTATTGGTGCTTTAATATTTGCAATTGCCATCATTTTCACATGGAAGGTTCTACTcttcaagaacaagaaagatGGCGAAGTGGAACAATTGATAGGAAGCCTTGGATCTCTTGCTCCAAGAAGATACCGATATCttgatttgaagaaaatgacaaaatcattttCAGAGAAACTTGGTCAAGGAGGATTCGGTGCAGTGTATAAAGGAAAGACCAAAGATGGTTGTCTTGTGGTGGTGAAAATTCTGACAGAGTCGAAAAGTAGCCCTAAAGAATTTATCAATGAAGTTGTGAGCATTAGTACAACTTCTCACATTAATGTAATCGCTCTCTTAGGTTTTTGTTacgaagggaagaagagagcTCTAATATTCGAGTACATGCCTAATGGTTCATTGGATAAGTTCATATATTCAGGAAGAGCTTTAAATACAAGTAGTTCCTTGGAATGGAAGATACTAGATCAAATTGCAATTGGCATCGCTCGTGGGCTAGAATATCTATACCGAGGCTGCAATACCAGAATCTTGCATTTTGATATAAAACCTCAGAACATCTTGCTTGATAGAGATTTTACCCCCAAGATTTCGGATTTTGGCCTTGCTAAACTTTGTCATGGACGGGAGAGTGCTGTATCAACTCTCAGCATGAGAGGAACAGTCGGATTTATTGCACCAGAAGTTTTTTGCCGAAATTTGGGGAGAGTCTCTCACAAGTCTGATGTTTATAGTTATGGAATGTTGGTTCTTGATATAGTAGGCATAAAAAATTCTGACGTCAAAGTTTCCAGTAGTAGTGAAATATACTTTCCAGAATGGATTTATAGGAATTTAGAGCTCGGCGAAGATTTGAAATTGCCAATGAATGTgacagaggaggaggaagtgctGGCGAGGAAGATGATCATTGTGAGTTTGTGGTGCATTCAAACCCGTCCATTTGATCGACCATCAATTGTGAAGGTAATAGAAATGTTGGAAGGAAGCTTTGAATCACTACAAATGCTAGCTTAA